In Eupeodes corollae chromosome 3, idEupCoro1.1, whole genome shotgun sequence, a single genomic region encodes these proteins:
- the LOC129951212 gene encoding cytochrome b5-related protein, translating into MSKTENRPWMVTGIASKFPTYRKSKFITTYSWQMGKIEDDQAEGLWRIHDNLYDFTEFIDRHPGGSFWIKESQGTDITEAFEAHHISLGPEKMIAKYRVREAKAPRIYNLTIKDGGFYKTLKSRVRTKLKEIDYKPTKISDLIHTGLLAATFALAIGSAYFQSNILGVLAGIALCWNTIAAHNYFHRKDNWRMYTFNLSLMNFYGWRISHALSHHIYPNSLLDLELSMFEPFLCWLPSKYFKTNFQRYFSILAGPVVYMLTFLSQIVVRIAYSLKRHNIMYWHDIIGLSIPLAMLILSDLSLFMVIKKWLFLNLVGSFCFAAIGLNAAHHEPEIYHDGDAVREDRDWGLFQVDTITDRSDLKGSQFLTLTHFGDHALHHLFPTLDHGILPQLYPALYETLSEFKGELREIRYLEHIIGQHKQLLRIKPNKIPPGSGK; encoded by the exons ATGAGTAAAACAGAAAACCGGCCATGGATGGTCACCGGAATAGCCAGCAAATTCCCAACATACCGTAAATCCAAATTTATAACCACATACAG ttGGCAAATGggaaaaattgaagatgatCAAGCTGAAGGCCTTTGGCGGATCCATGACAATCTTTATGATTTTACCGAATTTATTGATCGTCATCCTGGGGGTTCATTCTGGATCAAGGAATCACAG ggCACTGATATAACTGAGGCTTTTGAAGCACATCACATTTCTCTGGGCCCGGAAAAAATGATAGCAAAATATAGAGTTCGAGAAGCAAAAGCACcaagaatttataatttaacaatCAAAGATGGAGGTTTCTATAAGACTCTTAAATCTCGAGTTAGAACAAAGTTAAAGGAAATTGATTATAAGCCTACCAAGATATCTGAT CTCATCCATACTGGTCTTTTGGCAGCAACTTTTGCCCTTGCTATTGGAAGCGCATACTTCCAAAGTAATATCCTTGGTGTTTTAGCTGGAATAGCTCTTTGTTGGAACACAATTGCAGCTCATAATTACTTCCATCGCAAGGATAATTGGAGAATGTACACATTTAACTTGTCGTTGATGAATTTCTATGGTTGGCGTATATCCCATGCCCTTTCGCATCACATATACCCGAATTCCCTACTTGACCTGGAATTGTCAATGTTTGAGCCTTTCCTTTGTTGGTTGCCAAGCAAGTACTTTAAAACCAACTTTCAAAGATATTTCTCAATTTTGGCTGGACCGGTCGTTtatatgttgacatttttgagcCAGATAGTCGTGag gatAGCATATTCCTTGAAACGCCACAACATAATGTACTGGCATGATATAATCGGTCTGAGCATTCCCTTAGCAATGTTAATTTTGTCTGATCTAAGTCTGTTCATGGTGATAAAAAAGTGGCTCTTTCTGAACTTGGTTGGAAGTTTTTGCTTTGCTGCAATTGGATTAAATGCTGCACACCATGAACCCGAAATTTACCATGATGGCGATGCAGTTCGAGAGGACAGGGATTGGGGGCTGTTCCAAGTTGACACCATCACCGATCGAAGTGATTTGAAAGGATCGcaatttttaactttgacaCATTTTGGTGACCACGCACTTCATCATTTATTTCCAACTCTGGATCATGGAATTTTGCCCCAACTTTATCCTGCCCTTTATGAGACACTGAGTGAGTTTAAAGGGGAATTGAGGGAGATACGATATTTAGAACACATTATTGGGCAGCATAAGCAGTTGTTGAGaatcaaaccaaacaaaataccACCAGGTTCGGGAAAGTAG